A genomic segment from Spinacia oleracea cultivar Varoflay chromosome 3, BTI_SOV_V1, whole genome shotgun sequence encodes:
- the LOC110778048 gene encoding NAC transcription factor 29 isoform X2 yields the protein MGDPKAPSSPSALPPGCRFYPSEEQLLSYYLRRKNHHDSLPLQSSSSNSTPSTSNADFYDAIKEINLYNFNPFELPELTCFSFGYRGRKRHWYCYTERVNGGMEEREIRRRAGFGFWKRKGRVRDVMGNGGNVILGRRKCFIFYLEKLSGRTAVRTDWFMYEYALIDSVKASFVVCRVFVKSRAPKSISEHALSSCAEASITTVRHIGIQHDGSTLSALDGDKAHGCYYLNGEITRSC from the exons ATGGGAGACCCTAAAGCGCCGTCGTCGCCGTCTGCATTACCGCCTGGTTGCCGATTTTACCCGTCGGAGGAGCAACTCCTCTCCTACTACCTCCGCCGCAAGAACCACCACGATTCGTTACCATTACAATCGTCGTCTTCTAATTCTACTCCTTCAACGTCAAATGCTGATTTCTACGACGCAATTAAGGAGATCAATCTTTACAATTTCAACCCCTTTGAGCTTCCAGAATTGACTTGTTTTAGCTTCGGGTATAGGGGGAGGAAGCGGCATTGGTATTGCTACACAGAGAGGGTTAATGGTGgcatggaggagagagaaattcgaAGGAGGGCTGGGTTTGGTTTTTGGAAGAGGAAAGGTAGGGTTAGGGATGTTATGGGAAATGGCGGTAATGTTATTTTGGGTAGGAGGAAATGcttcattttctatttggagaAATTGAGTGGTAGAACTGCTGTTAGGACTGATTGGTTTATGTATGAGTATGCCCTGATCGACAGTGTTAAG GCCTCGTTTGTTGTGTGCCGAGTATTTGTCAAATCACGTGCTCCAAAAAGCATTTCGGAGCATGCTTTAAGTTCGTGTGCTGAAGCAAGTATTACAACTGTACGTCATATTGGTATTCAACACGATGGAAGCACTCTATCTGCTCTGGACGGAGATAAAGCTCATGGATGCTACTATCTTAATG GTGAAATTACCAGATCATGTTGA
- the LOC110778048 gene encoding NAC transcription factor 29 isoform X1: MGDPKAPSSPSALPPGCRFYPSEEQLLSYYLRRKNHHDSLPLQSSSSNSTPSTSNADFYDAIKEINLYNFNPFELPELTCFSFGYRGRKRHWYCYTERVNGGMEEREIRRRAGFGFWKRKGRVRDVMGNGGNVILGRRKCFIFYLEKLSGRTAVRTDWFMYEYALIDSVKASFVVCRVFVKSRAPKSISEHALSSCAEASITTVRHIGIQHDGSTLSALDGDKAHGCYYLNGKIAGQPTDLIEETELNIPVKLPDHVDSADLLVNSLTPRHLVSILEGDFIELDDLL; encoded by the exons ATGGGAGACCCTAAAGCGCCGTCGTCGCCGTCTGCATTACCGCCTGGTTGCCGATTTTACCCGTCGGAGGAGCAACTCCTCTCCTACTACCTCCGCCGCAAGAACCACCACGATTCGTTACCATTACAATCGTCGTCTTCTAATTCTACTCCTTCAACGTCAAATGCTGATTTCTACGACGCAATTAAGGAGATCAATCTTTACAATTTCAACCCCTTTGAGCTTCCAGAATTGACTTGTTTTAGCTTCGGGTATAGGGGGAGGAAGCGGCATTGGTATTGCTACACAGAGAGGGTTAATGGTGgcatggaggagagagaaattcgaAGGAGGGCTGGGTTTGGTTTTTGGAAGAGGAAAGGTAGGGTTAGGGATGTTATGGGAAATGGCGGTAATGTTATTTTGGGTAGGAGGAAATGcttcattttctatttggagaAATTGAGTGGTAGAACTGCTGTTAGGACTGATTGGTTTATGTATGAGTATGCCCTGATCGACAGTGTTAAG GCCTCGTTTGTTGTGTGCCGAGTATTTGTCAAATCACGTGCTCCAAAAAGCATTTCGGAGCATGCTTTAAGTTCGTGTGCTGAAGCAAGTATTACAACTGTACGTCATATTGGTATTCAACACGATGGAAGCACTCTATCTGCTCTGGACGGAGATAAAGCTCATGGATGCTACTATCTTAATGGTAAGATTGCGGGTCAACCAACAGATTTGATTGAAGAGACAGAGCTCAACATTCCG GTGAAATTACCAGATCATGTTGACAGTGCTGACTTGTTGGTCAACTCTTTGACTCCTCGGCATTTAGTATCTATCCTAGAAGGAGATTTTATAGAGTTGGATGATCTTCTCTGA